In Candidatus Poribacteria bacterium, the genomic window CCACACCCCTCCCTCATCCATAACCCTGATGAGCATATCGGGGTATAGGTCCCTCTGAAGCGGTCCGGCGTCGGGATCGCCTTTGCCGAGATGGTTGTGGAAATCTATTATCAGCCTTGACATGTCACACCTCCTCAAGCATATATCCCACGCCTCTCACCGTCCTGATGACCGGGTTTTCGACGTCGAGCTTCGATCTCACCCTGCCTACATGGACGTCCACCGTCCTGGTTCCACCGTAGTAATCGTAGCCCCAAATCTCACTCAGCAGAAATTCCCTCGTGAAAACCCGGCCGGGGTGAGTGGCGAGGAACTTCAAAAGCTCATACTCCTTGAGGGTTAAAACCACCTGCCTGCCTTTGGCCCAAACCTCGTATCTGGAAGGGATTATCTCTATATCGCCGATCCGGATGATCTCCTCCTCTTCCTTTTCATTCCCCTTCAAGGCCAGATACATTCGCCATTCGACCTCAGTTGAGTTACAGGAAGGAGATGAATCGGGGTTGAAGAGGATGAAGTCATCCACGTTCAACCCTTCCAGCTTCGAGATCTCCTTCTCGGAAGTCAGGGCGATCACGGTGACCCTGGATCGAATGAGCCTCTCCGTTATCCTGTTCCAGAGATCCGGCTGAGTCAGATTTGATATCTCGATCAGGACGGCGTTAACCCGATACCTCTCGGCCGATTCGGCCACACCGCTCGGCCCGTCCGTCGGTGAGGTTCTCACGACGGCATGCCCCTCCCTCTGGAGGGAGGTGGCGAGGTAAGAGGCCAGAGGCTGTGATGCGCTTATGAGAACCCTCAGTCTTTTCGGTATCATCTCATATCCCACAGTGAAAGCTGTTGGATCCCCTGATCGAGGAGCTCATACCCTTCCTTTACTGATCGTCTCAATCTTTCGACCAATCCCGTATACCTCCTGGCTACCTTGTTGTTCCTTATCGCCATCCTCA contains:
- a CDS encoding winged helix-turn-helix transcriptional regulator, giving the protein MYLALKGNEKEEEEIIRIGDIEIIPSRYEVWAKGRQVVLTLKEYELLKFLATHPGRVFTREFLLSEIWGYDYYGGTRTVDVHVGRVRSKLDVENPVIRTVRGVGYMLEEV